From Euzebya sp., one genomic window encodes:
- the lipA gene encoding lipoyl synthase, with the protein MDTSPSAASTIPEGARRLTVVGAPTVAQRKPEWMKRHIPLAGPNYRELKKTMRGASLHTVCEEAACPNIHQCWEQREASFLIGGEDCTRRCGFCQIATGKPKAYDTDEPRRVAETVAEMGLHFAVVTGVARDDLPDGGAWLYAETARQIHQQVPGCGVELLIPDFSGDSDALDEVLSAEPEVLAHNLETVRRVFRHTRPAFRYDRSLEVLSRTRDRAPHIARKSNLILGMGETEAEVYEAMDDLAQAGCQILTIGQYLQPTHNHLALQRYATPDEYDRYRAYGEQLGFDHVEAGPLVRSSYMAGDQAINAGAWHRPTA; encoded by the coding sequence ATCGACACCTCCCCGTCCGCGGCCAGCACGATCCCGGAGGGCGCTCGCCGCCTGACCGTGGTCGGCGCCCCCACCGTCGCCCAGCGCAAGCCGGAGTGGATGAAGCGCCACATCCCGCTCGCCGGGCCGAACTACCGCGAGCTGAAGAAGACGATGCGCGGCGCGTCGCTGCACACCGTCTGCGAGGAGGCGGCCTGCCCCAACATCCACCAGTGCTGGGAGCAGCGGGAGGCGTCGTTCCTCATCGGCGGCGAGGACTGCACCCGCCGGTGCGGGTTCTGCCAGATCGCCACCGGCAAGCCGAAGGCCTACGACACCGACGAGCCCCGGCGGGTCGCCGAGACCGTCGCCGAGATGGGCCTGCACTTCGCCGTGGTCACCGGGGTGGCGCGCGACGACCTCCCCGACGGCGGGGCCTGGCTGTACGCCGAGACCGCCCGCCAGATCCACCAGCAGGTCCCCGGGTGCGGGGTCGAGCTGCTGATCCCGGACTTCTCCGGCGACTCCGACGCCCTGGACGAGGTGCTGTCCGCCGAGCCCGAGGTCCTGGCCCACAACCTCGAGACGGTCCGCCGCGTGTTCCGCCACACCCGTCCGGCCTTCCGCTACGACCGCTCGCTCGAGGTGCTCAGCCGCACCCGCGACCGGGCGCCGCACATCGCGCGGAAGTCCAACCTCATCCTCGGCATGGGCGAGACCGAGGCCGAGGTCTACGAGGCCATGGACGACCTCGCCCAGGCCGGCTGCCAGATCCTGACGATCGGCCAGTACCTGCAGCCGACCCACAACCACCTCGCGCTGCAGCGCTACGCCACGCCCGACGAGTACGACCGCTACCGGGCCTACGGCGAGCAGCTCGGCTTCGACCACGTCGAGGCCGGGCCGCTGGTCCGCTCGTCCTACATGGCCGGCGACCAGGCGATCAACGCCGGCGCCTGGCACCGGCCGACCGCCTAG